One Betaproteobacteria bacterium genomic window carries:
- a CDS encoding MSMEG_0569 family flavin-dependent oxidoreductase, which yields MNDLSRPETSRRHCPVIVIGGGQAGLSMSHCLKSRGVDHLVFEKHRIAHEWRESRWDSFCLVTPNWQCQLPGFSYQGNDPHGFMKKDEIVSYIEAYAASFDPPMIENAGVNSMRRSPSGMFELETTLGPFTSDQVIIAIGGYHEPTIPRMAERLPHKITQLHSSQYRNSQSLPEGEVMVVGSGQSGCQIAEDLHLAGRRVHLCTGGAPRTARFYRGRDVVDWLHDMGYYKMPVHEHPMKESVRAKANHYVTGRDGGRDIDLRKFAAEGMRLYGRLTDVRGARLAFAADLAKNLDQADAVAESIKTTIDKFIQSKGVDAPVEPRYTPVWRPGQEPREIDLAHAGITSIVWSIGYRSDYRWIEIPVFDGRGYPSHHRGVTAAQGLYFLGLPWLYTWGSGRFSGVAQDALHLADRIQGHIGTRSSTPGDRALNELALGS from the coding sequence ATGAACGATCTGAGCCGTCCTGAAACCTCGCGCCGGCATTGCCCGGTTATCGTCATCGGTGGCGGACAAGCCGGCCTGTCGATGAGTCATTGCCTGAAATCGCGTGGCGTCGACCATCTCGTATTCGAGAAACACCGCATCGCCCACGAATGGCGCGAAAGCCGCTGGGATTCGTTCTGCCTGGTCACGCCAAACTGGCAATGCCAGCTGCCCGGCTTTTCCTATCAGGGCAACGACCCTCACGGATTCATGAAGAAAGACGAGATCGTCAGCTACATCGAAGCCTACGCTGCATCGTTCGATCCCCCGATGATCGAAAACGCGGGCGTCAACTCCATGCGCCGCAGCCCGTCTGGCATGTTCGAACTCGAAACGACGCTGGGTCCGTTCACTTCGGACCAAGTCATCATCGCCATCGGCGGCTATCACGAACCGACCATTCCGCGCATGGCGGAGCGTCTGCCGCATAAGATTACGCAATTGCATTCATCGCAATATCGCAACTCGCAATCGCTACCCGAGGGCGAGGTGATGGTCGTGGGCAGCGGGCAGTCGGGGTGCCAGATCGCGGAAGACCTGCACCTGGCCGGCCGGCGCGTACACCTCTGCACAGGTGGTGCGCCGCGCACTGCCCGCTTTTATCGCGGCAGGGATGTGGTCGACTGGCTGCACGACATGGGCTACTACAAGATGCCGGTGCACGAGCATCCTATGAAGGAGAGCGTTCGCGCAAAGGCCAATCACTACGTGACCGGACGTGACGGTGGCCGCGACATCGACCTGCGGAAATTCGCGGCTGAGGGCATGCGTCTCTACGGGCGGCTGACCGATGTGCGCGGCGCACGGCTCGCGTTCGCCGCCGATCTCGCAAAAAACCTGGATCAAGCGGACGCGGTAGCGGAAAGCATCAAGACCACGATCGACAAATTCATCCAGTCAAAAGGCGTCGATGCGCCGGTCGAGCCGCGCTACACGCCGGTATGGCGACCGGGACAGGAACCGCGCGAAATCGATCTGGCGCATGCCGGCATCACCAGCATCGTCTGGAGCATCGGTTACCGCTCCGATTACCGCTGGATCGAGATCCCGGTTTTCGATGGCCGGGGCTATCCAAGTCACCACCGTGGCGTCACCGCTGCGCAGGGCCTGTATTTTCTTGGCCTGCCATGGCTGTACACGTGGGGATCCGGCCGATTCTCCGGAGTAGCGCAGGACGCACTCCATCTCGCCGATCGGATCCAAGGTCATATTGGTACCCGGTCGAGCACTCCCGGCGATCGGGCCCTGAACGAACTCGCGCTGGGGTCGTAA
- a CDS encoding MSMEG_0570 family nitrogen starvation response protein has protein sequence MPEMHFLVRWPDGSGQRCYSPSLVIKDFFVPGQSYPVAEFVQRSRTALDIASERVRQKYGYGCGHAAAQLEEIERIAAQFDNRSGVRVTVEAFEE, from the coding sequence ATGCCTGAGATGCATTTCCTGGTGCGATGGCCGGACGGATCGGGGCAGCGCTGCTACTCGCCTTCGCTGGTGATCAAGGATTTCTTCGTGCCCGGCCAGTCTTATCCGGTTGCGGAATTCGTCCAGCGCAGCCGCACGGCGCTCGATATCGCCAGCGAGCGCGTGCGGCAGAAGTACGGGTACGGTTGCGGTCATGCGGCTGCGCAGCTCGAGGAAATCGAGCGCATTGCCGCGCAGTTCGACAACCGCTCCGGCGTCCGCGTCACCGTGGAAGCCTTCGAGGAATGA
- a CDS encoding MSMEG_0565 family glycosyltransferase yields the protein MRTERRLRIALLAHSTNPRGGVVHALELGEALHAAGHHVAIHAPDASGRGFFRHTRCDAVSIPARPVSGGLAEFVGQRIDDYVDHFTRAGTDQWDILHAQDAISANALVTLRERGLVDNFLRTVHHLDTFADPRIIAWQKRGFASATRVLCVSRTWQDILAQIHGVAAEQVSNGVDTQRFSARADASDAQVRARYGLDPVGPVLLAVGGVEERKNTLRLFQAFLEVRRNLPQAQLVIAGGASLLDHESYRARFDSAVRAGGLATGPGQPLVLAGPVADEDMPALFRSADALVFPSVKEGFGLVVLEAMASGVPVVVSRIAPFIEYLRDGDCAWADPFSAGSIARAIVGVCKPAIAGALRRAGRAVCENFTWAASAGRHLEIYADFPADAGSVPSPAEHVHA from the coding sequence ATGCGCACTGAACGCCGGCTGCGCATAGCGCTGCTCGCCCATTCGACCAATCCGCGGGGCGGCGTGGTGCATGCACTCGAACTCGGCGAGGCCCTGCACGCAGCCGGTCATCATGTTGCGATCCATGCACCGGACGCGAGCGGTCGCGGCTTCTTCCGTCACACCCGTTGCGACGCCGTATCGATTCCGGCGAGACCCGTATCCGGCGGACTCGCCGAATTCGTCGGCCAGCGTATCGACGACTACGTTGACCATTTCACGCGAGCCGGAACCGATCAATGGGACATCCTGCACGCGCAGGATGCCATCAGTGCGAACGCGTTGGTGACACTGCGCGAACGCGGACTCGTAGACAACTTCCTGCGCACCGTGCACCACCTCGATACCTTTGCCGATCCGCGCATCATAGCCTGGCAAAAGCGCGGCTTTGCTTCGGCAACCCGCGTGCTCTGCGTCAGCCGGACATGGCAGGACATCCTGGCGCAAATCCATGGCGTCGCCGCCGAGCAGGTTTCTAACGGTGTGGACACGCAGCGCTTCAGCGCGCGCGCCGATGCTTCCGATGCGCAGGTACGCGCCCGCTATGGACTCGATCCGGTGGGACCGGTCCTGCTGGCGGTCGGCGGAGTCGAAGAACGCAAGAATACCTTGCGGTTGTTCCAGGCCTTCCTCGAAGTCCGCAGGAATTTGCCGCAGGCGCAGCTGGTGATCGCCGGCGGCGCCAGCTTGCTTGATCATGAATCCTACCGCGCGCGATTCGATTCCGCGGTTCGCGCGGGCGGGCTGGCGACCGGTCCCGGCCAACCGCTGGTACTCGCCGGACCGGTTGCGGACGAGGACATGCCTGCCCTGTTCCGCAGCGCCGACGCGCTGGTGTTTCCGTCAGTCAAGGAAGGATTCGGCCTGGTCGTGCTCGAAGCCATGGCGAGCGGTGTCCCGGTCGTAGTCTCGCGCATTGCACCGTTCATCGAGTATCTGCGCGACGGGGACTGTGCCTGGGCGGATCCGTTCAGTGCCGGTTCCATTGCGAGGGCGATAGTCGGTGTCTGCAAGCCTGCCATCGCCGGCGCACTGCGGCGCGCGGGACGCGCCGTGTGCGAAAACTTTACCTGGGCGGCATCGGCCGGACGTCATCTGGAGATCTACGCGGATTTCCCGGCAGACGCCGGATCCGTCCCGTCCCCGGCGGAGCATGTCCATGCCTGA
- a CDS encoding sll0787 family AIR synthase-like protein, with amino-acid sequence MNLAQLAGELRASKGFAHKRDIADVMSSLARSLPEGMKALAAGVPVGDDCAAIADGEGYLLFAIEGFVNEFVAAEPWFAGYCGVMVNISDIAAMGGRPTAIVDALWSQDGDHARPMLEGMATAASAYGVPIVGGHSNTRSDRNQLSVAILGRAKRLLTSFDAQPGDRLVVAVDLRGRYREPYAYWDASTSAPPERLRADLNLLPLLAEAGLCRAGKDISMAGAVGTALMLLECSGLGAVINVRAIPRPAGAPLLRWLTSFPSFGYILAVSPAQVRTVVAHFLARDIACAEVGMTDASGKVRIADGAMQEPLWDFRESLLIGCGTSLAREAAHAH; translated from the coding sequence ATGAACCTCGCGCAACTGGCCGGCGAGCTGCGTGCCAGCAAGGGCTTCGCGCACAAGCGCGACATCGCGGACGTGATGTCGTCGCTGGCGCGTTCGCTGCCCGAAGGCATGAAAGCGCTGGCGGCCGGCGTTCCGGTTGGCGACGACTGCGCCGCCATTGCCGATGGCGAGGGTTATCTCCTGTTCGCGATCGAGGGCTTTGTCAACGAGTTCGTCGCCGCCGAACCCTGGTTCGCGGGCTATTGCGGCGTAATGGTCAACATCAGCGACATCGCCGCGATGGGGGGACGGCCGACCGCCATCGTCGACGCGCTCTGGAGCCAGGACGGCGACCACGCCCGGCCCATGCTCGAGGGCATGGCGACCGCTGCCTCTGCCTATGGCGTGCCGATCGTCGGCGGGCACAGCAACACACGCAGCGACCGCAACCAGCTATCGGTCGCAATACTCGGCCGGGCAAAACGCCTGCTGACCAGCTTCGATGCACAACCCGGAGACCGGCTGGTCGTCGCCGTCGATCTGCGCGGCCGCTATCGCGAACCTTATGCCTACTGGGACGCCAGCACGTCGGCCCCACCGGAAAGACTGCGAGCCGACCTGAACCTGCTGCCCCTTCTGGCGGAAGCCGGTCTGTGCCGCGCGGGCAAAGACATCAGCATGGCCGGTGCCGTCGGCACTGCGCTGATGCTGCTCGAATGTTCCGGGCTCGGTGCGGTGATCAATGTGCGAGCCATCCCGCGGCCGGCAGGTGCGCCGTTGTTGCGCTGGCTGACCTCGTTTCCGAGTTTCGGCTACATCCTTGCCGTATCGCCGGCACAGGTGCGGACGGTGGTCGCGCATTTCTTGGCGCGTGACATTGCGTGCGCGGAGGTCGGAATGACCGACGCATCGGGGAAAGTGCGAATCGCCGACGGCGCAATGCAGGAACCGTTGTGGGATTTTCGCGAGAGCCTGCTGATCGGCTGCGGCACGAGCCTTGCGCGCGAGGCCGCCCATGCGCACTGA
- a CDS encoding GNAT family N-acetyltransferase: MLFEPIEDHVPSEFLVKLALDPWELRDAMRLRKAVFCHEQGIFSGDDRDAIDDSAITLVAISCIAGVPDQVVGTVRIHEEKSGVWYGSRLAVHASFRRVSHIGASLIRLAVGSAHARGCGTFLAHVQSQNARMFERLHWRTLMEVQLHGRPHHFMQADLAHYPPLHEGATGFMVAGGKVAA; encoded by the coding sequence ATGCTGTTCGAACCGATCGAGGACCATGTCCCCAGCGAATTCCTGGTGAAGCTCGCGCTCGATCCCTGGGAGCTGCGCGACGCGATGCGTCTGAGGAAAGCGGTGTTCTGCCATGAGCAGGGCATCTTTTCGGGCGATGATCGCGATGCGATCGACGACAGTGCCATCACCCTGGTCGCCATTTCCTGCATCGCCGGCGTGCCCGATCAGGTGGTCGGGACAGTGCGCATTCACGAGGAAAAATCCGGCGTCTGGTACGGATCGCGGCTTGCAGTGCATGCGTCGTTCCGCCGAGTCAGTCACATCGGCGCCTCGCTGATCCGGCTTGCCGTGGGGTCCGCTCACGCCCGCGGTTGCGGAACCTTTCTCGCGCACGTGCAGAGCCAGAACGCACGGATGTTCGAGCGCCTGCATTGGCGCACGCTGATGGAAGTACAACTGCACGGCAGGCCACACCATTTCATGCAGGCAGACCTGGCGCACTACCCCCCGCTGCACGAAGGCGCAACCGGTTTCATGGTTGCCGGCGGCAAGGTTGCCGCATGA
- a CDS encoding MSMEG_0568 family radical SAM protein: protein MTELQSSGLRLVEPNVGAASRRGGAGPSDHKAVTIGGRTIMVPVHTTSAWSSPFVADVPDASGSSVLTRAGIPIARIDFPKAPRFYALQTLDGIPYSQIATLHGDDVLATTVLQTCIRYGNRKKSCQFCAIGQSLAAGRTITRKTPEQLAEVARAAVLLDGVKHMVMTTGTPNKTDRGAQILCESVFAVKAAVDLPIQGQCEPPDDDRWFARMKAAGIDALGMHLEAVTPEVRARIMPGKASVPLERYLDAFAAAVGIFGRGQVSTYILAGLGDSIESILSMSEKLIALGVYPFVVPFVPISGTPLEDHPAPEPAFMRAILAPLGSMLGAAGMRSSEIKAGCGKCGACSSLATYES from the coding sequence ATGACCGAGTTGCAGTCCTCGGGCTTAAGGCTGGTTGAACCGAACGTCGGCGCGGCCAGCCGCCGCGGCGGCGCCGGACCGTCCGATCACAAGGCCGTCACCATCGGCGGCCGCACGATCATGGTCCCGGTCCATACGACCAGCGCGTGGTCGTCGCCCTTCGTCGCCGATGTTCCAGACGCCAGCGGTTCCAGCGTGCTGACGCGCGCAGGCATCCCGATCGCTCGCATCGATTTTCCGAAGGCGCCGCGTTTCTACGCGCTGCAAACGCTGGACGGTATACCTTATTCCCAGATCGCCACGTTGCATGGCGACGACGTGCTGGCGACGACGGTGTTGCAAACCTGCATCCGCTACGGGAACCGCAAAAAATCCTGCCAGTTCTGCGCCATCGGCCAGTCGCTCGCCGCGGGCCGCACCATTACACGCAAGACGCCCGAGCAGCTTGCCGAAGTGGCGCGCGCCGCGGTGCTGCTCGACGGCGTCAAGCACATGGTGATGACCACCGGAACGCCGAACAAGACCGACCGCGGCGCGCAAATCCTTTGCGAAAGCGTCTTCGCCGTGAAGGCAGCCGTGGATCTTCCGATCCAGGGACAATGCGAACCGCCGGACGACGATCGCTGGTTTGCGCGCATGAAGGCAGCCGGCATCGACGCGCTGGGCATGCACCTTGAAGCCGTCACGCCGGAAGTGCGTGCGCGCATCATGCCAGGCAAGGCAAGCGTTCCGCTGGAACGTTACCTGGATGCGTTTGCAGCAGCAGTGGGCATCTTCGGACGCGGCCAGGTCAGCACCTATATCCTGGCCGGCCTGGGCGATTCCATCGAATCCATTCTCTCAATGAGCGAGAAGCTCATCGCACTGGGCGTCTATCCCTTCGTGGTGCCGTTCGTGCCGATCAGCGGCACCCCGCTGGAAGACCATCCCGCGCCCGAGCCGGCGTTCATGCGCGCCATTCTCGCGCCACTCGGTTCCATGCTCGGTGCCGCCGGCATGCGCTCCAGCGAAATCAAAGCCGGTTGCGGCAAATGCGGCGCCTGCTCGTCGCTGGCAACCTACGAGAGCTGA
- a CDS encoding Nit6803 family nitriliase: MSSSEVVRVAAVQIAPDLESADGTLAKVLRAIADAAGRGARLVVFPETLLPYYPYFSFVRPPVAMGADHMRLYERAVVVPGPVTEAVAESARRHGIVVVLGINERDHGSLYNAQLVFDDDGRVALKRRKITPTYHERMVWGQGDGSGLKVVDTAVGRVGALACWEHYNPLARYSLMAQHEEIHCSQFPGSMVGQIFADQMEVTIRHHALESGCFVVNATGWLTDEQIVSITPDAGMQKALRGGCHTAIVSPEGVHLAPPLREGEGMVVADLDKSLITKRKRMMDSVGHYARPELLSLHIDNRKAVPMSFEFEPPGSLSHESVNTDAAIQPAIDDRVAVLGLKAG; the protein is encoded by the coding sequence ATGTCCTCCAGCGAGGTCGTGCGCGTCGCCGCGGTGCAGATAGCACCGGATCTCGAGTCCGCCGATGGCACGCTTGCGAAAGTGTTGCGCGCCATCGCGGATGCAGCCGGCCGCGGCGCGCGGCTCGTCGTGTTTCCCGAAACCTTGCTGCCTTATTACCCGTATTTTTCCTTCGTGCGGCCGCCGGTTGCCATGGGCGCGGATCACATGCGGCTCTACGAACGCGCGGTGGTAGTGCCCGGGCCGGTGACCGAAGCGGTGGCCGAGAGCGCGCGCCGGCACGGCATCGTGGTCGTGCTCGGCATCAACGAACGCGATCACGGATCGCTGTACAACGCGCAACTCGTTTTCGACGACGACGGCCGCGTCGCGCTCAAGCGCCGCAAGATCACGCCGACCTACCACGAACGCATGGTATGGGGGCAGGGCGATGGCAGCGGACTCAAGGTCGTGGATACCGCCGTGGGACGCGTCGGCGCGCTGGCGTGCTGGGAGCACTACAACCCGCTCGCGCGCTATTCCCTGATGGCGCAGCACGAGGAGATCCACTGCAGCCAGTTTCCCGGATCGATGGTCGGTCAGATTTTCGCCGACCAAATGGAGGTCACCATCCGCCACCATGCGCTGGAATCCGGCTGCTTCGTCGTCAACGCCACCGGCTGGCTGACCGACGAACAGATCGTGTCGATCACGCCGGATGCCGGAATGCAGAAGGCTTTGCGCGGCGGCTGCCACACCGCGATTGTTTCGCCTGAGGGCGTGCATCTCGCGCCACCGTTGCGCGAAGGCGAGGGCATGGTCGTTGCCGACCTGGACAAGTCGCTCATCACCAAACGCAAACGCATGATGGATTCGGTCGGCCACTATGCCCGGCCGGAACTGCTCAGCCTGCACATCGACAACCGCAAGGCGGTGCCGATGTCGTTCGAATTCGAACCTCCCGGGAGTCTCAGTCATGAAAGCGTCAACACCGATGCCGCCATCCAGCCAGCAATTGATGACCGAGTTGCAGTCCTCGGGCTTAAGGCTGGTTGA
- a CDS encoding MSMEG_0572 family nitrogen starvation response protein, whose amino-acid sequence MPAVQKAAHAKGDFFVDYEEKVFEDVKAKPGEKALVTFHTVAFEGSIGFVNLLQATRLKRKGYDTSVLLYGPGVTLGVQRGFPTLGDEAFPGHLNFNKQLTKFIEEGGKAYACRFALQALYGHGEPSLIPGIRPISPLDVLDLVLLHKRDNAVVIDTWTV is encoded by the coding sequence ATGCCCGCCGTTCAGAAAGCTGCTCACGCCAAAGGTGACTTCTTTGTCGATTACGAAGAGAAGGTATTCGAGGATGTCAAAGCCAAGCCCGGCGAAAAAGCGCTGGTGACTTTCCACACGGTCGCCTTCGAAGGCTCCATCGGCTTCGTCAATCTTCTGCAGGCAACCCGCTTGAAGCGCAAAGGCTATGACACTTCCGTGCTGTTGTACGGTCCGGGTGTCACGCTGGGCGTGCAACGCGGCTTTCCGACGCTTGGCGACGAAGCCTTTCCCGGACATCTCAATTTCAACAAGCAGCTCACCAAATTTATCGAGGAAGGCGGCAAGGCTTATGCATGCCGCTTCGCATTGCAGGCCTTGTACGGCCACGGCGAACCGTCCCTGATACCGGGCATCCGTCCGATCAGCCCGCTCGACGTCCTCGACCTGGTGCTGCTGCACAAGCGCGACAACGCGGTCGTCATCGACACGTGGACCGTGTGA
- a CDS encoding PLP-dependent aminotransferase family protein yields the protein MSEFAKRWSKIIRESGKPAYQAIAELIANDIKSGRLTAKDRLPPLRELAGDLGLNYTTAARGYAEARRRGLIDARAGRGTFIRSLSARQPARRGSLLEMTMNLPPEPHDPHVLDRLHEGFEFLRAQTDLYSLLRYQEFGGLPEDRDAGACWLQRVLPEATADRVLVCPGIQSTLVALMAMLVGPGEVICAEATTYPGVKAIAAQLGIRVHPLPMDDEGIEAHAFETACRELQPKALYCNPTLLNPTTVVISPARRAALADVALRYSVPIIEDDAYGMLPSAAVMPMATLAPDLTYYISGLAKCVGAGLRVAYLVAPDLRRAKIVSSALRSTTIMASAVTTALATHWINDGTAEAMLLAIRRESVERQKLAARLLPPGSYRTHPEAFHIWLSLPEPWNRIEFSSHLRSRGVGVVAADAFSIDGKPPEAVRICLGGAVDRVECRHALELIHDALVQVPAVASTVM from the coding sequence ATGTCCGAATTCGCCAAACGCTGGTCCAAGATCATTCGCGAAAGCGGCAAGCCCGCTTATCAGGCGATTGCCGAACTCATCGCCAACGACATCAAGAGCGGGCGCCTGACCGCGAAGGATCGCCTGCCGCCTTTGCGTGAATTGGCCGGGGATCTCGGGCTCAACTACACGACGGCCGCGCGCGGCTACGCCGAAGCGCGCCGGCGCGGGTTGATCGATGCGCGCGCCGGACGCGGGACGTTCATCCGGTCGTTGAGCGCGAGACAACCTGCGCGGCGCGGTAGCCTGCTGGAGATGACCATGAATCTGCCGCCGGAACCGCACGATCCGCATGTGCTCGATCGACTGCACGAAGGCTTCGAATTCCTGCGCGCGCAGACGGACCTTTATTCATTGTTGCGCTATCAGGAATTCGGCGGATTGCCCGAGGATCGTGACGCGGGCGCGTGCTGGTTGCAGCGCGTATTGCCGGAGGCCACCGCGGACCGCGTGCTGGTCTGCCCGGGTATTCAGAGCACCCTCGTGGCGTTGATGGCGATGTTGGTCGGACCCGGCGAAGTGATCTGCGCGGAAGCGACGACGTATCCCGGAGTCAAGGCGATCGCCGCGCAACTCGGCATCCGCGTGCATCCGCTGCCGATGGACGACGAAGGCATCGAAGCGCACGCGTTCGAGACCGCATGCCGTGAACTGCAGCCGAAAGCGCTCTATTGCAACCCCACGCTGCTCAATCCCACCACCGTAGTGATTTCACCGGCTCGCCGCGCGGCACTCGCCGACGTCGCCCTGCGCTACAGCGTGCCGATCATCGAAGACGACGCTTACGGCATGTTGCCGAGCGCCGCAGTGATGCCGATGGCCACGCTCGCGCCGGATCTTACTTACTATATATCGGGCCTTGCCAAGTGCGTCGGCGCCGGTTTGCGAGTGGCCTATCTTGTCGCACCCGATCTGCGCCGCGCCAAGATCGTCTCTTCGGCCCTGCGTTCAACGACGATCATGGCTTCTGCGGTCACGACCGCGCTGGCCACCCACTGGATCAACGACGGCACCGCGGAAGCGATGCTCCTGGCGATCCGGCGTGAGTCGGTCGAGCGGCAGAAGCTCGCCGCAAGATTGCTGCCCCCAGGCAGTTACAGAACGCATCCCGAAGCCTTCCACATCTGGCTGTCGCTGCCTGAGCCCTGGAACCGCATCGAGTTTTCTTCCCACCTGCGTTCGCGCGGGGTCGGCGTGGTGGCCGCCGATGCGTTCTCGATCGATGGCAAGCCGCCGGAAGCCGTGCGCATCTGTCTGGGCGGTGCGGTGGATCGCGTCGAATGCCGGCATGCGCTGGAACTGATTCACGACGCGTTGGTGCAAGTGCCTGCGGTGGCGTCGACGGTGATGTAG
- a CDS encoding cytochrome-c peroxidase, translating to MRIRKNAVLYSCAVALATGASGLTAEDNEDALLARAQQMFKPLPADAGTPQRPLTPERVALGRALFFETRVSSDGKGSCGGCHNPYFYGTDALPRSVGVGGKVIPRNAPTVFNTALQFVQHYGGNRADVEEQAVKALVSPLAYGNADYAAAEARLRALPGYRAMFEKAFPGEAEPMTAQNWGKAIGAFERTLITPAPFDDYLKGDKAALGAQAKQGLDKFMSYGCSGCHNGVTVGGQMFQKFGLTQDYWELTGSKEIDLFKARDKGRFQDTKNEADAFIFKVQQLRNVAVTPPYFHDGSVAELGDAVRIMGKLQLGRDLTDADVSDIKAFLQSLTGEVPAQFAAVPSLPAAGYKY from the coding sequence ATGAGGATCAGGAAAAACGCCGTTCTGTACTCCTGTGCGGTCGCACTGGCGACCGGCGCTTCGGGTTTGACAGCCGAGGACAATGAGGACGCGCTGCTTGCACGGGCGCAACAGATGTTCAAACCGCTGCCCGCCGACGCGGGCACGCCGCAACGTCCGCTGACGCCGGAGCGCGTAGCGCTGGGCCGGGCGCTGTTTTTCGAGACGCGGGTTTCGAGCGACGGCAAGGGCAGTTGCGGTGGATGCCATAACCCGTATTTCTACGGCACCGACGCGCTGCCGCGTTCGGTCGGCGTGGGCGGCAAAGTCATTCCGCGCAATGCGCCGACCGTATTCAACACCGCTCTGCAATTCGTGCAGCACTACGGCGGCAATCGCGCGGACGTCGAGGAACAGGCAGTCAAGGCCCTGGTAAGCCCGCTGGCTTACGGCAACGCCGATTATGCCGCGGCCGAGGCGCGGTTGCGCGCGCTGCCCGGATACCGCGCGATGTTCGAGAAGGCATTTCCCGGCGAAGCGGAGCCGATGACGGCGCAGAACTGGGGCAAGGCGATCGGCGCATTCGAGCGCACCTTGATTACACCCGCGCCTTTCGATGACTATCTCAAGGGTGACAAGGCGGCACTGGGCGCGCAAGCGAAGCAAGGCCTCGACAAGTTCATGAGCTATGGCTGCTCCGGCTGCCACAACGGCGTCACCGTCGGCGGACAGATGTTCCAGAAGTTCGGCCTCACGCAGGACTACTGGGAACTGACCGGCAGCAAGGAAATCGACTTGTTCAAGGCCCGCGACAAGGGTCGCTTCCAGGACACCAAGAACGAAGCCGACGCCTTCATCTTCAAGGTGCAACAGTTGCGCAATGTCGCCGTCACGCCGCCGTATTTTCACGATGGCTCGGTTGCCGAACTGGGCGACGCGGTCCGCATCATGGGCAAGCTGCAACTCGGCCGCGACCTGACTGACGCCGACGTTTCGGACATCAAGGCCTTCCTGCAAAGCCTGACGGGCGAGGTTCCGGCGCAGTTTGCGGCCGTGCCCTCCTTGCCGGCCGCGGGTTACAAATACTGA